Proteins encoded by one window of Lathyrus oleraceus cultivar Zhongwan6 chromosome 1, CAAS_Psat_ZW6_1.0, whole genome shotgun sequence:
- the LOC127115567 gene encoding probable pectinesterase 53, with product MILMRTNFDVKFFIFLGFFLFISVSKSTHILKDDFEEWLSFNLENHKEETNLLQQNVDSKLREAESQKVIIRVNKNSQANFKTIKEALNSIPVPNTKRVIILIAAGVYREKIVIPETLPFITFSGDAMNRTVITWNDSYSTIGSDGHPLETFNSASVAVNADYFVAINIVFENTASYSKSKVEQAVALRISGNKSAFYHCEFYGVQDTLYDHKGLHYFKNCHIQGSVDFIFGFGRSLYEGCTLTSISKKLNYITAQKRSTLSLDSGFSFKNSYVKGIGEVYLGRPWGEYSRVIFSYTFMEKIVLPQGWDDKFGSDKRNITMLYYGEYKCSGPGSNFSGRVPWVRKLTDQEIRPFDGTHFIQGDTWLTTH from the exons ATGATCTTAATGAGAACCAACTTTGATGTgaagttttttatttttttagggttcttcttgTTTATATCTGTGTCCAAGTCTACACATATCCTCAAGGATGATTTTGAGGAATGGTTAAGTTTCAATCTTGAAAATCATAAGGAAGAAACCAATTTATTACAACAAAATGTTGATTCGAAGCTCAGAGAAGCAGAGAGTCAGAAAGTTATAATAAGGGTcaacaaaaattcacaagcaaaTTTCAAGACAATTAAAGAAGCTTTAAACAGCATTCCAGTGCCTAACACAAAGAGAGTCATTATCTTAATTGCTGCAGGAGTTTATAG gGAGAAAATTGTGATTCCAGAGACACTACCTTTCATAACATTTTCAGGGGATGCAATGAATCGAACTGTTATTACGTGGAATGATTCATACTCTACTATTGGAAGTGATGGTCATCCGTTAGAGACATTCAATAGTGCAAGTGTTGCTGTGAATGCAGATTATTTTGTGGCCATAAATATTGTATTTGAG AACACTGCTTCATATTCTAAATCAAAGGTGGAACAAGCGGTTGCATTGCGAATTTCTGGAAATAAATCTGCTTTCTACCATTGCGAGTTTTATGGAGTTCAAGACACATTATATGATCACAAAGGGcttcattattttaaaaattgtCATATCCAAGGCTCAGTTGATTTTATATTCGGTTTTGGAAGGTCTCTTTATGAG GGTTGTACTCTAACGTCAATATCCAAGAAGTTGAACTACATCACAGCTCAAAAGCGCTCAACTTTGTCATTGGATAGCGGATTTTCTTTTAAAAATAGTTATGTAAAAGGTATTGGAGAAGTTTATCTTGGAAGACCTTGGGGAGAATATTCAAGAGTTATTTTTTCTTATACCTTTATGGAAAAGATTGTTCTCCCCCAAGGTTGGGATGATAAATTTGGTAGTGATAAACGCAACAT AACAATGTTATACTATGGAGAATACAAATGTAGCGGGCCTGGATCCAATTTTTCAGGAAGAGTTCCTTGGGTACGAAAACTAACCGATCAAGAGATTCGACCATTTGATGGAACTCATTTCATACAAGGAGATACTTGGCTCACTACTCATTAA